In one Calditrichota bacterium genomic region, the following are encoded:
- a CDS encoding YjbQ family protein, protein MFEFNVRTNSQTELVKIDHLVNRAIEESGIKDGICEIFIPHTTAAVTINEGADPSVVRDFLFEINKVIPLSDGYHHSEGNSAAHIKSSLVGCSETVIVENGRAKLGTWQSVFFCEFDGPRSRRVWIKII, encoded by the coding sequence ATGTTTGAATTTAACGTAAGAACGAATTCTCAAACCGAACTGGTGAAAATTGATCATCTGGTGAATCGCGCTATCGAGGAAAGCGGCATCAAAGACGGGATTTGTGAAATTTTTATTCCGCACACCACAGCGGCGGTTACCATCAACGAAGGCGCTGACCCGAGCGTGGTGCGCGATTTTCTGTTTGAAATCAACAAAGTGATTCCCCTCAGCGACGGCTATCATCACAGCGAAGGAAATTCCGCGGCGCACATTAAATCGAGTCTTGTGGGTTGCTCCGAGACAGTGATTGTGGAAAATGGCAGAGCAAAATTGGGCACCTGGCAATCGGTATTTTTCTGCGAATTTGACGGACCGCGGAGCAGACGCGTCTGGATTAAGATAATTTAG